One part of the Streptococcus sp. oral taxon 431 genome encodes these proteins:
- a CDS encoding YfbM family protein, giving the protein MGMIANYQYLPDDELEQIKALSNQEDDLLDFAEDSADTHDILIDIDKMWDALVFVLTGFSSSEFLDDNPLREAVLGVTPLEDVSEYIAYTEKTKIAEIVEALESFDMDRAMANFSMEACKKADLYPNIWDYLEEEEEIKDEIRISFVNMKRFYKQILSLEGNVLVTIC; this is encoded by the coding sequence ATGGGAATGATTGCCAATTATCAATATTTACCAGACGATGAATTAGAACAAATAAAAGCTCTTTCTAACCAAGAAGATGACTTGTTAGACTTTGCTGAGGACTCAGCTGATACTCATGATATCTTAATAGATATCGACAAAATGTGGGATGCCTTGGTCTTTGTCTTGACAGGATTTAGTAGTTCAGAATTTTTGGATGACAATCCCTTGAGAGAAGCTGTTTTAGGAGTGACTCCTCTAGAGGATGTATCTGAATATATTGCCTATACTGAAAAAACCAAGATAGCCGAGATTGTAGAAGCTTTAGAAAGTTTTGACATGGACAGAGCTATGGCTAACTTTAGTATGGAAGCTTGTAAAAAAGCTGATCTCTATCCTAATATTTGGGATTATCTAGAGGAAGAGGAAGAAATCAAGGATGAAATTCGAATCAGTTTTGTAAATATGAAAAGATTTTACAAGCAAATCTTAAGTCTAGAAGGAAATGTTTTAGTTACTATCTGTTAA
- a CDS encoding CbrC family protein: MNPYLQEYITRTREYHAKDGNSSSVTALYDLADELAKSEDLDAKKVLVDFYEQLGLYTSAYSLFTEILDKSDRKQIKKLSRLQEMSQSHGDRFALPRPLRKEEKKQRQKLLQSLPHFIYHPDPLATGSFVEGEAKLCPSCGKESNVYYALIPYSIENIEYLCPMCIANGQAAKKFDAEFIQDAEWQGELDPEKNQLLFCQTPGYSSWQGEYWLSCCQDYCAYLGTVGTRELKDMGIAEQVLADYEAREEYQEVEDYLIKDGPICGYLFRCLHCQKYQIWVDAD, translated from the coding sequence ATGAATCCATATTTACAAGAATATATCACCCGGACAAGGGAATACCATGCTAAAGATGGAAATTCTTCCAGTGTTACGGCACTCTATGATTTGGCTGATGAATTAGCTAAGTCTGAGGATTTAGATGCTAAAAAAGTCTTAGTTGACTTCTATGAACAATTGGGTCTCTACACTAGTGCCTATAGCTTATTTACCGAAATTTTAGACAAATCTGATCGAAAACAGATAAAGAAACTGAGCCGTTTACAAGAAATGAGTCAGAGTCATGGCGATCGTTTTGCCCTTCCTCGTCCTCTAAGAAAAGAAGAGAAGAAGCAAAGACAGAAGCTATTACAGTCTTTGCCACATTTTATCTATCATCCAGATCCCTTAGCTACAGGTTCATTTGTTGAAGGAGAAGCCAAGCTTTGTCCATCTTGTGGGAAAGAAAGCAATGTTTATTATGCCTTGATACCTTATAGTATCGAGAATATAGAATACCTTTGCCCAATGTGCATTGCAAACGGTCAAGCAGCTAAGAAATTCGATGCGGAATTTATCCAAGATGCCGAGTGGCAGGGTGAATTGGATCCAGAAAAGAATCAGCTGCTTTTTTGTCAGACCCCAGGCTACTCTAGTTGGCAGGGAGAATATTGGCTTTCTTGTTGCCAAGATTATTGTGCTTACTTGGGTACAGTTGGAACTCGAGAATTGAAGGATATGGGAATCGCTGAGCAAGTCTTGGCAGACTATGAAGCGCGTGAAGAATATCAAGAGGTAGAAGACTACTTGATCAAAGACGGGCCTATCTGTGGTTATTTGTTTAGATGTCTACATTGTCAAAAATACCAGATCTGGGTTGATGCAGATTAA